The DNA region TGAAGAAATGTTTCCGGTAGCACCTCAGTATGAAGGACTGAACCTGTTGAGCCTCAAAGACGCCCGCGGCAATTTTGTAATAAGAGATGAAATTGAAGTAATTAAAAAATCAAAAGAGGGCTTTGTAAAAGACTATTGGACCAAACCCGGCTCAGACAGCACCATGGTCTACCCCAAAACTTCTTTTATCAAGTTCTTTGAACCGCTCAACTGGTACATTGGCTGTGGAGAGTATATCGACAACAAAGAGAACGACGCCCGGGAGGAAGTAAAAAAGAAAATCAGCGCCACTACTTTCGGTAAAGACGGTTATGTATTTGTTGATTCATATTCAGGACATGCTGTGGTTATCAATTCCCCAAATTTTAAATCAGGCGATTATGTGGGTGATTTAACCGACCCCACCGGAAAAAAGATTCTTGAAGAGCAACGTAAAATAGCACAGCAACCCGGCGGCGGATTTGTTGATTACTACTGGCCCAAACCCAACTCCAGTGAAATTGCTCCTAAAACATCATTCGTTCAGGCCATTGATGAATGGCAATGGGTGGTGGGCGCCGGCATTTATCTTGATGAGATAGAAAACATGATTACGGCAGAACAAAAAAAACTGTATACCCGGGTAACCAATCAGATTCTGCTGGGACTTACTTTACTGATAGTTATTTTCAGTATTATTTACCTCATTGCGCTTCGTCTTTCAGCCAGATTAGGAAACGACTTCAGGAACTTCACAGAAGATTTAACTGCCGCAGTTTCAACGGGTAAAACTCTTGATAAAAATAACTATTCCACTGCCGACCTTCAGCTGGTCAGCGACAGCATCAATCAAATCATTATCGACAAATCAAAAACCGAAAAAACACTGATTGAAAGCGAAGCCCGGCACCGGACAATTTTTGAAAATGTACCCGTGATGATTGCCTTGCTGACGCCCGAAAGAGACTACAAAATGGGCAACCGGCAGCTCGAAAAGGTGTTCAAATTTTATGAATCAGACGTTATCTCAAAGGAAAAGATAGTACAACTGCTAACCAGCGATCCGGTAAATGAGCATTTCATGGAATTGTTTTCCTTTAGTGATGGTATTTTCCGTGAGATAGAAATTAAAACCAGCGCAGGCATCAGACGTCACCACTGGGCACATTTTAAAACATCTGCCGGTGAAATTATTATGGTTGGCTATGACATCACCGAAATGCGCCATACCCAACTTGAGTTGAAAGCACTGAACGACATGAAAGACAAGTTCTTTTCGATTATTGCGCACGACCTGCGCGGGCCCATCGGATCTTTTACCGCTTTTCTTGAATTACTGACAGATAAAACCCAACAACAATCGGCAGCAGACACTGAATTGCACCTCAATTTGCTTAAAAACAATTCAAAATCCATCCTTTTCCTTTTAGACAACCTGCTCTACTGGGCCAGATCACAACGTGGCGCCCTGCCATTCGAACCCTCAGCCCAGGATATAAATTATTTGATTAACAACAATATTGCGCTTTTCAGCTCCTCGGCCGAAGAAAAGCAAATCAAACTCTCTACCCTTATTCCTGAAGGGTTACTTGCCAGAGTTGACCCTCATATGTTCAACACCATTCTGCGCAACCTCATCAACAATGCATTAAAATACACCTCGGCAGGGGGCGTGGTTGCCATTATGGCCAAAGCCAATCATGCGTGGATAAAAGTTTCGGTAACCGACAATGGCACAGGCATGACCGAAGAAACCCTTAAGAAACTGATGAATCCCGGAATAAAACCGGTAAGCATAAAAGGAACCAAAGGAGAAAAAGGTTCAGGACTGGGTTTGGTATTATGTCATGAATTTATTGAAAAGCACGGAAGCCACCTTACCATTGAAAGCGCCCCGGGAAAAGGAAGCTCATTCAGTTTTATGGTTCCACTAGCCTGATATTATTACCTGAGCTCCTGAACATCAAACTCACCGCGGCCTTGTAGAAGCCGCAGAAATAAAGTCAGAATAAAAACATATCCTGTGGCGAATGGCCACTGCCTCAGCTGTGGTATTCTCCCTACCACCGTTCCACCACCGCTATGGGCAGCATTTATTCCAACATTTGCAGGCTCACCTCCAGGTTGGTCGTTCAACCAATGGTTTAATTGGTGGTTTTATTTTTACGAGTTCAGAAATAATTTCATCAATCTGCCTGCTTCTCCATCCATTGCGACTATTCAACTTAATCACATGTTTGCCATTTTG from Lentimicrobiaceae bacterium includes:
- a CDS encoding cache domain-containing protein — translated: MKRYSVGFTLFAILSMAVAYTWLEINEFKIHSAELRENFMKTHKDMVRNETRKVIDYIQYTRLFIEDNMKADLKHRTNQAWEIANNIYKNNQHSYSNAQLKKLIKDALRPIRFNEGRGYFFIVSMDGTEEMFPVAPQYEGLNLLSLKDARGNFVIRDEIEVIKKSKEGFVKDYWTKPGSDSTMVYPKTSFIKFFEPLNWYIGCGEYIDNKENDAREEVKKKISATTFGKDGYVFVDSYSGHAVVINSPNFKSGDYVGDLTDPTGKKILEEQRKIAQQPGGGFVDYYWPKPNSSEIAPKTSFVQAIDEWQWVVGAGIYLDEIENMITAEQKKLYTRVTNQILLGLTLLIVIFSIIYLIALRLSARLGNDFRNFTEDLTAAVSTGKTLDKNNYSTADLQLVSDSINQIIIDKSKTEKTLIESEARHRTIFENVPVMIALLTPERDYKMGNRQLEKVFKFYESDVISKEKIVQLLTSDPVNEHFMELFSFSDGIFREIEIKTSAGIRRHHWAHFKTSAGEIIMVGYDITEMRHTQLELKALNDMKDKFFSIIAHDLRGPIGSFTAFLELLTDKTQQQSAADTELHLNLLKNNSKSILFLLDNLLYWARSQRGALPFEPSAQDINYLINNNIALFSSSAEEKQIKLSTLIPEGLLARVDPHMFNTILRNLINNALKYTSAGGVVAIMAKANHAWIKVSVTDNGTGMTEETLKKLMNPGIKPVSIKGTKGEKGSGLGLVLCHEFIEKHGSHLTIESAPGKGSSFSFMVPLA